Within the Sulfitobacter pacificus genome, the region TGAAGGCGTGCAAGCCGATCTATGTGAAAGGGGAGAAAGTATCCCAGCACGGTATAGGTCGCGGCCAAGGTAATCGTACCGCTCACTTCAGAGCGGCGCTTGGTCAGGCGCTTGGCGTCATCGACCTTGTCCAGAATTTCGCGTGAGGCTGCGAGAAACTCCCGTCCGGCATCTGTCAGTTCCATTCCTTGCGAGGAGCGAACGAAAAGCTCTGCATCCAAAATCGCCTCAAGCTCTTTGATCGCACCTGTGACCGAGGATTGCGAGATCGACAAAGCATTCGCAGCCCGGCTTACCTGACCCGATTCTGCTGTGGCAACGAAATATTTGAGATGGCGCAGGTTCATATCAATCGGATACAACAATATTAAAGATTATGCCATCGGAAAAATAGATACATTGTTATGGCTGCGTAAACAAAATGGAATGTTATCTATAAAAATCAGATACCTACACGAAACTACTCGCAATCACAGTATCGAAAATACTGATATAGCCTCTTCATAATAAAGAAATTCCAATCTCCATCGCTTTTTGTGAACCTATTCTAAACTCTAGACAGGGAAGCAGAGCATGAAAGAGATTGTCGACCTCAACTGCGATATGGGCGAGGGGTTTGGTCAATGGACACTGGGCGAAGCGCCTGATGAAGAGATCATGGCCCTCATCAGCTCAGCCAATATCGCGGCCGGTTTTCACGCAGGCGACCCAAACTCCATGGACCGTGTGGTCAAGCTCGCTCAGACCTATGGAGTAGGCTTAGGGGCGCATCCGGGCTACAATGATCTTCAAGGGTTCGGACGTCGCTACATGAAAACGAGTTCGGAAGAGCTCGTGAACGACATTGTCTATCAGGTCGGCGCAATCCGCGAATTTGGCCGCCGTCACGGCATCAGCCTCCAGCATGTGAAGCCGCATGGTGCGCTCTATATGGAAGCCGCCGTGAACGAAGAACTGTCTGAGATGATCATTGATATGCTGAGCAAGACTTGCGGCACGGCAATCATCTTCTGCATGAGCGTTTCCAAAACCTATGAAGTGGCGAAGCGGGTCGGACATCCTGTCGTGCGGGAATTCTACGCAGATCGTGACTACGACACATCTGGATCGATTGTTTTTGCCCGTCAGGTGGTGCGCCCCAAGCCAGAAGAGGTTGCCGCAAAATGCGTGCGGGCTTGCAAGGAAGGTGTCGTGAGAACCGTTGACGGTGAAGACATCCCCATCGAATTCGAGTCGATCTGCTTTCACTCTGACACCCCCGGTGCCTTGGACATGGGCAAAGCGATCCGCGCGGGACTAACGGAAGCCGGGATCACAATCGCACCAGCCGCGACCGTGCTGGGTCTCTGAGAAATATCGAGGGAGGAATAACACAATGGCACAAGTACTTTCACCACTACCAGGCACATTCTACATGAAGCCGTCACCGGAAGCTGCGCTCTACAAGAACCCCGGAGATCCCGTTGCCGTGGGTGACACGGTCGGTCTTATCGAGGTAATGAAGACCTTTATTGAGGTCAAAGCCGAGTTTGCCGGAACCTTCTCCACGTATCTTACTGAAGATGGCCTACCAGTAACCGCAGGGCAGGCCCTTGCTGAAGTGGTGGTCTGAAATGAGCATCAAGCGCCTCTTTATCGCAAACCGCGGCGAGATCGCTGTTCGCATCATTCGCGCTGCCAAGGAGCTCGGGATCACAACTATTCAGGCTTACTCCGAAGGCGACGCGGAAATGCTGGCGGTCAAACTGGCTGACGAGTCCGTCTGCATTGGACCTGCAAAAGCCACCGAGTCCTATCTCAACATCAGCGGCGTGGTTGCGGCGGCCATCGAGAATGCTGCGGATGCTGTGCACCCGGGCTATGGTTTCCTTTCAGAAAGCCCAGAATTTGCACGTGCCATCGAGCAGGCCGGCATCAAATTCGTGGGCCCCTCTGCAGACACAATCGAACGCATGGGTGATAAAGTGGCGGCGCGTCAGGCGGCAGAAGCTGCAGGTGTGCCAGTGGTGCCCGGCTCAAAAGGACGGATCGGATCCGTCGATGAAGCTGTCGAGGTTGCCGCGAAGGTTGGGTATCCGGTGATGGTGAAAGCCGCTGCAGGTGGCGGTGGTAAAGGCATCCGGATCGCTGAAACTGAAGAGGAACTTCGGACCCTCGCCCCTCAAGCGCAACAGGAAGCCGCCGCCGCATTTGGCGATGGCGGGCTCTATGTCGAGCGCTCGGTAAAGTCACCGCGCCACATTGAGGTGCAGATCGTGGGCGACGGAAAGAAGGCCGTCCATTTCTTTGAACGCGAATGTTCACTTCAGCGCCGCCGCCAGAAAGTCTGGGAAGAGGCGGGCGCGGACTGCCTTGATGATGAAACACGCGAAAACCTCTGCATGGCAGCCGTCGCACTCGCCGAATCCGTGAACTATCGCGGTGCCGGAACGCTTGAATACCTCTACGAGGAAGCGAGCGGCGCGTTCTTCTTCATAGAGATGAATACGCGCATTCAGGTCGAACATCCTGTGACCGAGATGATCACCGGCTTTGACCTTGTGCAGGAAATGATCCGCGTTTGCGGCGGTGAGCCGCTGAGTGTCAACCAAGATCAGGTCAAGAAGTCTGGGCATGCCATCGAGGTTCGCCTCAATGCAGAAGACCCCTTCATGCAATTTTTGCCGTGGCCGGGAAAGGTCGAAAGCCTGAAAATCCCGGAAGGTGAGGGGATCCGCTTCGATCACTTCATGTATGAAGGATACCAGATTCCGCCGTTCTATGACTCGCTGATCGGCAAGTTGATTGTGCACGGCAAGGATCGCGCCGACGCCATTTCCAAGATGGCGACAGCGCTGGAAGGGCTTGAGATCAATGGCCTGAAAACCACCATCCCGCTCCACAAGGCTCTGGCCAAAGACCCCGGCGTCGCCTCTGGCGATTTTCATACGCAGTGGCTTGAGCCCTGGCTGGAAGCCGGAAACCTGAACCCCGAGAACACGTGAGGAAGCCAGAATGAAAACCAGATACACATTTGGAGGTGACGAGCACGTCTATGTCGAGATGGATGACGAAATGTCTCTCGACGCGTTCTTTAAATCTCTTTCCATGAGCAACGCGGTGCGCGATGCCAAGATTGAGGGCGTGACCGAAATCTGCCCTGCAAACGCTTCGTTTCAGGTCCGCTTCGACCCGGATGTCATTTCTCCCGATGACATCATGACGAAGGTCAAGGAACTGGAGCACAAGGCGGAATCTGCGGAAAAGCGTATGACCACGCGCATCATCGAAATCCCCGTTTTCTACAAGGATCCGTGGACGCATGAGACCTTGATGCGGTTCCGCGAGCGCCATCAGGACCCGAACGGAACCGACCTCGACTATGCGGCCAAAATCAATGGGTTCGCCTCTGCAGACGCATTCATCGAGGCGCATCACTCGCAGCCTTGGTTCGTATCGATGGTGGGTTTCGTGGCAGGCTTGCCTTTCCTCTACCAGCTGGTGGATCGTGACAAGCAACTTGAGGTTCCGAAGTATCTGAGCCCTCGCACGGACACGCCAAAGCAAACCGTAGGCTACGGTGGATGTTTTTCCTGCATTTATTCCGTTCGCGGAGCAGGTGGATACCAGATGTTCGGCATCACCCCGATGCCCATCTATGACCCGGAACAGAAAGTCGCGCATCTGAAGGACTTCATGGTGTTCTTCAAGCCCGGCGACATTGTGAAATGGAAGCCGATCGACCGCGCTGAATACGATGCTGTTCTCGCTGCCGTTGAAGACGGTAGCTACCAGCCGCGGATTGCAGAAATCGAGT harbors:
- a CDS encoding 5-oxoprolinase subunit PxpA translates to MKEIVDLNCDMGEGFGQWTLGEAPDEEIMALISSANIAAGFHAGDPNSMDRVVKLAQTYGVGLGAHPGYNDLQGFGRRYMKTSSEELVNDIVYQVGAIREFGRRHGISLQHVKPHGALYMEAAVNEELSEMIIDMLSKTCGTAIIFCMSVSKTYEVAKRVGHPVVREFYADRDYDTSGSIVFARQVVRPKPEEVAAKCVRACKEGVVRTVDGEDIPIEFESICFHSDTPGALDMGKAIRAGLTEAGITIAPAATVLGL
- a CDS encoding acetyl-CoA carboxylase encodes the protein MAQVLSPLPGTFYMKPSPEAALYKNPGDPVAVGDTVGLIEVMKTFIEVKAEFAGTFSTYLTEDGLPVTAGQALAEVVV
- a CDS encoding acetyl-CoA carboxylase biotin carboxylase subunit yields the protein MSIKRLFIANRGEIAVRIIRAAKELGITTIQAYSEGDAEMLAVKLADESVCIGPAKATESYLNISGVVAAAIENAADAVHPGYGFLSESPEFARAIEQAGIKFVGPSADTIERMGDKVAARQAAEAAGVPVVPGSKGRIGSVDEAVEVAAKVGYPVMVKAAAGGGGKGIRIAETEEELRTLAPQAQQEAAAAFGDGGLYVERSVKSPRHIEVQIVGDGKKAVHFFERECSLQRRRQKVWEEAGADCLDDETRENLCMAAVALAESVNYRGAGTLEYLYEEASGAFFFIEMNTRIQVEHPVTEMITGFDLVQEMIRVCGGEPLSVNQDQVKKSGHAIEVRLNAEDPFMQFLPWPGKVESLKIPEGEGIRFDHFMYEGYQIPPFYDSLIGKLIVHGKDRADAISKMATALEGLEINGLKTTIPLHKALAKDPGVASGDFHTQWLEPWLEAGNLNPENT
- a CDS encoding 5-oxoprolinase subunit B family protein codes for the protein MKTRYTFGGDEHVYVEMDDEMSLDAFFKSLSMSNAVRDAKIEGVTEICPANASFQVRFDPDVISPDDIMTKVKELEHKAESAEKRMTTRIIEIPVFYKDPWTHETLMRFRERHQDPNGTDLDYAAKINGFASADAFIEAHHSQPWFVSMVGFVAGLPFLYQLVDRDKQLEVPKYLSPRTDTPKQTVGYGGCFSCIYSVRGAGGYQMFGITPMPIYDPEQKVAHLKDFMVFFKPGDIVKWKPIDRAEYDAVLAAVEDGSYQPRIAEIEFDLDEFNADMRGTNAKMLEALNDA